A region of Bacillus rossius redtenbacheri isolate Brsri chromosome 2, Brsri_v3, whole genome shotgun sequence DNA encodes the following proteins:
- the LOC134529740 gene encoding N-acetylglucosamine-6-sulfatase-like isoform X4: MVPERSRKKRVSKTPMRKTLQLIGNMGATFTNAFVTTPVCCPSRSSILTGMYAHNHGTFNNSVEGGCSSLNWQNTHEKRSYAVPVKTAGYKTFYAGKYLNQYGREAVGGTAHVPLGWDWWIGLVGNSRYYNYTLSLNGTAKTLTSEYLTNVIKNYSLEFLRSIHSPDVNFLMVLAPPAPHAPFTPEPKYRNHFSSVKVPKTPNFNTSDNKDKHWLLRMSPAPLPDSMSSHLDNIYSSRWETLLSVDDMVEAVIEQLDTVGLLNDTYIIFTSDHGFHVGQFSLPWDKRQPYDFDIQIPLMIRGPGIKRKTMINHPVLNIDLAPTILTMAGLEPPAYMDGSSFLPLMLKKMKTDIERRVFLVEYKGEGDDSTLDSSCPLPHDNTLSECVADALCKCQDSRNNTYSCLRSLSNASSHLFCAFEDDENFLESYDLLLDPFQLHNLAPDMDNGTINTYMSTIQNLKNCTGNVCNRYNT; this comes from the exons ATGGTTCCGGAGAGATCGAGGAAGAAGAGGGTTTCAAAG ACTCCAATGAGGAAAACTTTGCAGCTAATTGGAAATATGGGTGCAACATTTACAAACGCA TTTGTCACCACACCAGTATGCTGTCCAAGTAGGTCATCTATATTGACAGGAATGTATGCCCATAACCATGGTACCTTCAACAATTCTGTTGAAGGTGGTTGCAGTAGTTTAAATTGGCAAAATACTCATGAAAAAAGAAGTTATGCAGTTCCAGTAAAAACTGCAGGCTACAAAACATTTTATGCAGGAAAATATTTGAATCAG TATGGCAGGGAGGCTGTAGGTGGCACGGCTCACGTACCTTTGGGCTGGGACTGGTGGATTGGATTAGTGGGAAATTCTCGCTATTACAATTACACTCTTTCATTAAATGGAACGGCCAAAACGCTCACCAGTGAATACTTGACCAACGTCATT AAAAACTACAGTTTGGAATTCCTGCGCTCCATTCACAGTCCAGATGTAAATTTTCTTATGGTGTTAGCACCACCAGCACCCCACGCTCCTTTCACACCAGAACCAAAATACAGGAACCATTTCAGCAGTGTAAAAGTGCCAAAAACACCCAATTTCAACACTTCTGACAATAAG GATAAACACTGGCTTCTTCGAATGTCTCCTGCTCCTCTACCAGACAGTATGTCTTCACATTTAGACAACATTTACAGTAGTCGTTGGGAGACCTTACTGTCAGTAGACGATATGGTTGAAGCTGTAATAGAACAACTTGATACTGTTGGTCTATTAAAtgatacatatattatatttacttCAGACCATGGATTTCATGTTG gCCAGTTTAGCTTACCATGGGACAAACGCCAACCTTATGATTTTGATATACAAATTCCTCTCATGATACGTGGCCCTGGAATTAAAAGGAAGACGATGATAAACCATCCAGTTTTAAATATTGATCTTGCTCCAACTATTTTAACAATGGCTGGTCTGGAACCTCCAGCATACATGGATGGCTCTTCATTTCTTCCATTAATGCTCAAGAAAATGAAAACAGATATAGAGAGAAGAGTTTTTCTTGTTGAATACAAAGGAGAAGGGGATGATAGTACACTTGATTCTTCATGTCCACTTCCTCATGATAATACCTTATCA GAATGTGTAGCTGATGCCCTTTGTAAATGTCAAGATTCAAGGAACAACACGTATTCCTGCTTGCGGTCTCTATCAAATGCATCAAGCCACCTGTTCTGTGCATTTGAAGATGATGAG AACTTTCTAGAATCATATGATTTGCTATTAGACCCATTTCAACTACATAATTTGGCTCCAGATATGGATAACGGCACCATCAACACTTACATGTCAACTATTCAAAATCTTAAAAACTGTACAGGAAATGTTTGCAACAGATACAATACTTAA
- the LOC134529740 gene encoding N-acetylglucosamine-6-sulfatase-like isoform X7 produces MVPERSRKKRVSKTPMRKTLQLIGNMGATFTNAFVTTPVCCPSRSSILTGMYAHNHGTFNNSVEGGCSSLNWQNTHEKRSYAVPVKTAGYKTFYAGKYLNQYGREAVGGTAHVPLGWDWWIGLVGNSRYYNYTLSLNGTAKTLTSEYLTNVIDKHWLLRMSPAPLPDSMSSHLDNIYSSRWETLLSVDDMVEAVIEQLDTVGLLNDTYIIFTSDHGFHVGQFSLPWDKRQPYDFDIQIPLMIRGPGIKRKTMINHPVLNIDLAPTILTMAGLEPPAYMDGSSFLPLMLKKMKTDIERRVFLVEYKGEGDDSTLDSSCPLPHDNTLSECVADALCKCQDSRNNTYSCLRSLSNASSHLFCAFEDDENFLESYDLLLDPFQLHNLAPDMDNGTINTYMSTIQNLKNCTGNVCNRYNT; encoded by the exons ATGGTTCCGGAGAGATCGAGGAAGAAGAGGGTTTCAAAG ACTCCAATGAGGAAAACTTTGCAGCTAATTGGAAATATGGGTGCAACATTTACAAACGCA TTTGTCACCACACCAGTATGCTGTCCAAGTAGGTCATCTATATTGACAGGAATGTATGCCCATAACCATGGTACCTTCAACAATTCTGTTGAAGGTGGTTGCAGTAGTTTAAATTGGCAAAATACTCATGAAAAAAGAAGTTATGCAGTTCCAGTAAAAACTGCAGGCTACAAAACATTTTATGCAGGAAAATATTTGAATCAG TATGGCAGGGAGGCTGTAGGTGGCACGGCTCACGTACCTTTGGGCTGGGACTGGTGGATTGGATTAGTGGGAAATTCTCGCTATTACAATTACACTCTTTCATTAAATGGAACGGCCAAAACGCTCACCAGTGAATACTTGACCAACGTCATT GATAAACACTGGCTTCTTCGAATGTCTCCTGCTCCTCTACCAGACAGTATGTCTTCACATTTAGACAACATTTACAGTAGTCGTTGGGAGACCTTACTGTCAGTAGACGATATGGTTGAAGCTGTAATAGAACAACTTGATACTGTTGGTCTATTAAAtgatacatatattatatttacttCAGACCATGGATTTCATGTTG gCCAGTTTAGCTTACCATGGGACAAACGCCAACCTTATGATTTTGATATACAAATTCCTCTCATGATACGTGGCCCTGGAATTAAAAGGAAGACGATGATAAACCATCCAGTTTTAAATATTGATCTTGCTCCAACTATTTTAACAATGGCTGGTCTGGAACCTCCAGCATACATGGATGGCTCTTCATTTCTTCCATTAATGCTCAAGAAAATGAAAACAGATATAGAGAGAAGAGTTTTTCTTGTTGAATACAAAGGAGAAGGGGATGATAGTACACTTGATTCTTCATGTCCACTTCCTCATGATAATACCTTATCA GAATGTGTAGCTGATGCCCTTTGTAAATGTCAAGATTCAAGGAACAACACGTATTCCTGCTTGCGGTCTCTATCAAATGCATCAAGCCACCTGTTCTGTGCATTTGAAGATGATGAG AACTTTCTAGAATCATATGATTTGCTATTAGACCCATTTCAACTACATAATTTGGCTCCAGATATGGATAACGGCACCATCAACACTTACATGTCAACTATTCAAAATCTTAAAAACTGTACAGGAAATGTTTGCAACAGATACAATACTTAA
- the LOC134529740 gene encoding N-acetylglucosamine-6-sulfatase-like isoform X5 gives MRKTLQLIGNMGATFTNAFVTTPVCCPSRSSILTGMYAHNHGTFNNSVEGGCSSLNWQNTHEKRSYAVPVKTAGYKTFYAGKYLNQYGREAVGGTAHVPLGWDWWIGLVGNSRYYNYTLSLNGTAKTLTSEYLTNVIKNYSLEFLRSIHSPDVNFLMVLAPPAPHAPFTPEPKYRNHFSSVKVPKTPNFNTSDNKDKHWLLRMSPAPLPDSMSSHLDNIYSSRWETLLSVDDMVEAVIEQLDTVGLLNDTYIIFTSDHGFHVGQFSLPWDKRQPYDFDIQIPLMIRGPGIKRKTMINHPVLNIDLAPTILTMAGLEPPAYMDGSSFLPLMLKKMKTDIERRVFLVEYKGEGDDSTLDSSCPLPHDNTLSECVADALCKCQDSRNNTYSCLRSLSNASSHLFCAFEDDENFLESYDLLLDPFQLHNLAPDMDNGTINTYMSTIQNLKNCTGNVCNRYNT, from the exons ATGAGGAAAACTTTGCAGCTAATTGGAAATATGGGTGCAACATTTACAAACGCA TTTGTCACCACACCAGTATGCTGTCCAAGTAGGTCATCTATATTGACAGGAATGTATGCCCATAACCATGGTACCTTCAACAATTCTGTTGAAGGTGGTTGCAGTAGTTTAAATTGGCAAAATACTCATGAAAAAAGAAGTTATGCAGTTCCAGTAAAAACTGCAGGCTACAAAACATTTTATGCAGGAAAATATTTGAATCAG TATGGCAGGGAGGCTGTAGGTGGCACGGCTCACGTACCTTTGGGCTGGGACTGGTGGATTGGATTAGTGGGAAATTCTCGCTATTACAATTACACTCTTTCATTAAATGGAACGGCCAAAACGCTCACCAGTGAATACTTGACCAACGTCATT AAAAACTACAGTTTGGAATTCCTGCGCTCCATTCACAGTCCAGATGTAAATTTTCTTATGGTGTTAGCACCACCAGCACCCCACGCTCCTTTCACACCAGAACCAAAATACAGGAACCATTTCAGCAGTGTAAAAGTGCCAAAAACACCCAATTTCAACACTTCTGACAATAAG GATAAACACTGGCTTCTTCGAATGTCTCCTGCTCCTCTACCAGACAGTATGTCTTCACATTTAGACAACATTTACAGTAGTCGTTGGGAGACCTTACTGTCAGTAGACGATATGGTTGAAGCTGTAATAGAACAACTTGATACTGTTGGTCTATTAAAtgatacatatattatatttacttCAGACCATGGATTTCATGTTG gCCAGTTTAGCTTACCATGGGACAAACGCCAACCTTATGATTTTGATATACAAATTCCTCTCATGATACGTGGCCCTGGAATTAAAAGGAAGACGATGATAAACCATCCAGTTTTAAATATTGATCTTGCTCCAACTATTTTAACAATGGCTGGTCTGGAACCTCCAGCATACATGGATGGCTCTTCATTTCTTCCATTAATGCTCAAGAAAATGAAAACAGATATAGAGAGAAGAGTTTTTCTTGTTGAATACAAAGGAGAAGGGGATGATAGTACACTTGATTCTTCATGTCCACTTCCTCATGATAATACCTTATCA GAATGTGTAGCTGATGCCCTTTGTAAATGTCAAGATTCAAGGAACAACACGTATTCCTGCTTGCGGTCTCTATCAAATGCATCAAGCCACCTGTTCTGTGCATTTGAAGATGATGAG AACTTTCTAGAATCATATGATTTGCTATTAGACCCATTTCAACTACATAATTTGGCTCCAGATATGGATAACGGCACCATCAACACTTACATGTCAACTATTCAAAATCTTAAAAACTGTACAGGAAATGTTTGCAACAGATACAATACTTAA
- the LOC134529740 gene encoding N-acetylglucosamine-6-sulfatase-like isoform X6, whose translation MAVLMSTKTATFIYTRAGVNTAVMRTFPKQEKSKMTPMRKTLQLIGNMGATFTNAFVTTPVCCPSRSSILTGMYAHNHGTFNNSVEGGCSSLNWQNTHEKRSYAVPVKTAGYKTFYAGKYLNQYGREAVGGTAHVPLGWDWWIGLVGNSRYYNYTLSLNGTAKTLTSEYLTNVIDKHWLLRMSPAPLPDSMSSHLDNIYSSRWETLLSVDDMVEAVIEQLDTVGLLNDTYIIFTSDHGFHVGQFSLPWDKRQPYDFDIQIPLMIRGPGIKRKTMINHPVLNIDLAPTILTMAGLEPPAYMDGSSFLPLMLKKMKTDIERRVFLVEYKGEGDDSTLDSSCPLPHDNTLSECVADALCKCQDSRNNTYSCLRSLSNASSHLFCAFEDDENFLESYDLLLDPFQLHNLAPDMDNGTINTYMSTIQNLKNCTGNVCNRYNT comes from the exons ATGGCGGTGCTTATGTCCACCAAGACTGCTACATTCATCTACACTAGAGCAGGAGTTAATACTGCAGTCATGCGGACTTTCCCCAAACAAGAAAAAtctaaaatg ACTCCAATGAGGAAAACTTTGCAGCTAATTGGAAATATGGGTGCAACATTTACAAACGCA TTTGTCACCACACCAGTATGCTGTCCAAGTAGGTCATCTATATTGACAGGAATGTATGCCCATAACCATGGTACCTTCAACAATTCTGTTGAAGGTGGTTGCAGTAGTTTAAATTGGCAAAATACTCATGAAAAAAGAAGTTATGCAGTTCCAGTAAAAACTGCAGGCTACAAAACATTTTATGCAGGAAAATATTTGAATCAG TATGGCAGGGAGGCTGTAGGTGGCACGGCTCACGTACCTTTGGGCTGGGACTGGTGGATTGGATTAGTGGGAAATTCTCGCTATTACAATTACACTCTTTCATTAAATGGAACGGCCAAAACGCTCACCAGTGAATACTTGACCAACGTCATT GATAAACACTGGCTTCTTCGAATGTCTCCTGCTCCTCTACCAGACAGTATGTCTTCACATTTAGACAACATTTACAGTAGTCGTTGGGAGACCTTACTGTCAGTAGACGATATGGTTGAAGCTGTAATAGAACAACTTGATACTGTTGGTCTATTAAAtgatacatatattatatttacttCAGACCATGGATTTCATGTTG gCCAGTTTAGCTTACCATGGGACAAACGCCAACCTTATGATTTTGATATACAAATTCCTCTCATGATACGTGGCCCTGGAATTAAAAGGAAGACGATGATAAACCATCCAGTTTTAAATATTGATCTTGCTCCAACTATTTTAACAATGGCTGGTCTGGAACCTCCAGCATACATGGATGGCTCTTCATTTCTTCCATTAATGCTCAAGAAAATGAAAACAGATATAGAGAGAAGAGTTTTTCTTGTTGAATACAAAGGAGAAGGGGATGATAGTACACTTGATTCTTCATGTCCACTTCCTCATGATAATACCTTATCA GAATGTGTAGCTGATGCCCTTTGTAAATGTCAAGATTCAAGGAACAACACGTATTCCTGCTTGCGGTCTCTATCAAATGCATCAAGCCACCTGTTCTGTGCATTTGAAGATGATGAG AACTTTCTAGAATCATATGATTTGCTATTAGACCCATTTCAACTACATAATTTGGCTCCAGATATGGATAACGGCACCATCAACACTTACATGTCAACTATTCAAAATCTTAAAAACTGTACAGGAAATGTTTGCAACAGATACAATACTTAA
- the LOC134529740 gene encoding N-acetylglucosamine-6-sulfatase-like isoform X2, translated as MAVLMSTKTATFIYTRAGVNTAVMRTFPKQEKSKMTPMRKTLQLIGNMGATFTNAFVTTPVCCPSRSSILTGMYAHNHGTFNNSVEGGCSSLNWQNTHEKRSYAVPVKTAGYKTFYAGKYLNQYGREAVGGTAHVPLGWDWWIGLVGNSRYYNYTLSLNGTAKTLTSEYLTNVIKNYSLEFLRSIHSPDVNFLMVLAPPAPHAPFTPEPKYRNHFSSVKVPKTPNFNTSDNKDKHWLLRMSPAPLPDSMSSHLDNIYSSRWETLLSVDDMVEAVIEQLDTVGLLNDTYIIFTSDHGFHVGQFSLPWDKRQPYDFDIQIPLMIRGPGIKRKTMINHPVLNIDLAPTILTMAGLEPPAYMDGSSFLPLMLKKMKTDIERRVFLVEYKGEGDDSTLDSSCPLPHDNTLSECVADALCKCQDSRNNTYSCLRSLSNASSHLFCAFEDDENFLESYDLLLDPFQLHNLAPDMDNGTINTYMSTIQNLKNCTGNVCNRYNT; from the exons ATGGCGGTGCTTATGTCCACCAAGACTGCTACATTCATCTACACTAGAGCAGGAGTTAATACTGCAGTCATGCGGACTTTCCCCAAACAAGAAAAAtctaaaatg ACTCCAATGAGGAAAACTTTGCAGCTAATTGGAAATATGGGTGCAACATTTACAAACGCA TTTGTCACCACACCAGTATGCTGTCCAAGTAGGTCATCTATATTGACAGGAATGTATGCCCATAACCATGGTACCTTCAACAATTCTGTTGAAGGTGGTTGCAGTAGTTTAAATTGGCAAAATACTCATGAAAAAAGAAGTTATGCAGTTCCAGTAAAAACTGCAGGCTACAAAACATTTTATGCAGGAAAATATTTGAATCAG TATGGCAGGGAGGCTGTAGGTGGCACGGCTCACGTACCTTTGGGCTGGGACTGGTGGATTGGATTAGTGGGAAATTCTCGCTATTACAATTACACTCTTTCATTAAATGGAACGGCCAAAACGCTCACCAGTGAATACTTGACCAACGTCATT AAAAACTACAGTTTGGAATTCCTGCGCTCCATTCACAGTCCAGATGTAAATTTTCTTATGGTGTTAGCACCACCAGCACCCCACGCTCCTTTCACACCAGAACCAAAATACAGGAACCATTTCAGCAGTGTAAAAGTGCCAAAAACACCCAATTTCAACACTTCTGACAATAAG GATAAACACTGGCTTCTTCGAATGTCTCCTGCTCCTCTACCAGACAGTATGTCTTCACATTTAGACAACATTTACAGTAGTCGTTGGGAGACCTTACTGTCAGTAGACGATATGGTTGAAGCTGTAATAGAACAACTTGATACTGTTGGTCTATTAAAtgatacatatattatatttacttCAGACCATGGATTTCATGTTG gCCAGTTTAGCTTACCATGGGACAAACGCCAACCTTATGATTTTGATATACAAATTCCTCTCATGATACGTGGCCCTGGAATTAAAAGGAAGACGATGATAAACCATCCAGTTTTAAATATTGATCTTGCTCCAACTATTTTAACAATGGCTGGTCTGGAACCTCCAGCATACATGGATGGCTCTTCATTTCTTCCATTAATGCTCAAGAAAATGAAAACAGATATAGAGAGAAGAGTTTTTCTTGTTGAATACAAAGGAGAAGGGGATGATAGTACACTTGATTCTTCATGTCCACTTCCTCATGATAATACCTTATCA GAATGTGTAGCTGATGCCCTTTGTAAATGTCAAGATTCAAGGAACAACACGTATTCCTGCTTGCGGTCTCTATCAAATGCATCAAGCCACCTGTTCTGTGCATTTGAAGATGATGAG AACTTTCTAGAATCATATGATTTGCTATTAGACCCATTTCAACTACATAATTTGGCTCCAGATATGGATAACGGCACCATCAACACTTACATGTCAACTATTCAAAATCTTAAAAACTGTACAGGAAATGTTTGCAACAGATACAATACTTAA
- the LOC134529740 gene encoding N-acetylglucosamine-6-sulfatase-like isoform X3: protein MALGIMQTLQWKMNNKLLMCFMLKCTPMRKTLQLIGNMGATFTNAFVTTPVCCPSRSSILTGMYAHNHGTFNNSVEGGCSSLNWQNTHEKRSYAVPVKTAGYKTFYAGKYLNQYGREAVGGTAHVPLGWDWWIGLVGNSRYYNYTLSLNGTAKTLTSEYLTNVIKNYSLEFLRSIHSPDVNFLMVLAPPAPHAPFTPEPKYRNHFSSVKVPKTPNFNTSDNKDKHWLLRMSPAPLPDSMSSHLDNIYSSRWETLLSVDDMVEAVIEQLDTVGLLNDTYIIFTSDHGFHVGQFSLPWDKRQPYDFDIQIPLMIRGPGIKRKTMINHPVLNIDLAPTILTMAGLEPPAYMDGSSFLPLMLKKMKTDIERRVFLVEYKGEGDDSTLDSSCPLPHDNTLSECVADALCKCQDSRNNTYSCLRSLSNASSHLFCAFEDDENFLESYDLLLDPFQLHNLAPDMDNGTINTYMSTIQNLKNCTGNVCNRYNT, encoded by the exons ATGGCTTTGGGAATAATGCAGACTTTACAATGGAAGATGAATAATAAATTGCTTATGTGTTTTATGCTGAAATGT ACTCCAATGAGGAAAACTTTGCAGCTAATTGGAAATATGGGTGCAACATTTACAAACGCA TTTGTCACCACACCAGTATGCTGTCCAAGTAGGTCATCTATATTGACAGGAATGTATGCCCATAACCATGGTACCTTCAACAATTCTGTTGAAGGTGGTTGCAGTAGTTTAAATTGGCAAAATACTCATGAAAAAAGAAGTTATGCAGTTCCAGTAAAAACTGCAGGCTACAAAACATTTTATGCAGGAAAATATTTGAATCAG TATGGCAGGGAGGCTGTAGGTGGCACGGCTCACGTACCTTTGGGCTGGGACTGGTGGATTGGATTAGTGGGAAATTCTCGCTATTACAATTACACTCTTTCATTAAATGGAACGGCCAAAACGCTCACCAGTGAATACTTGACCAACGTCATT AAAAACTACAGTTTGGAATTCCTGCGCTCCATTCACAGTCCAGATGTAAATTTTCTTATGGTGTTAGCACCACCAGCACCCCACGCTCCTTTCACACCAGAACCAAAATACAGGAACCATTTCAGCAGTGTAAAAGTGCCAAAAACACCCAATTTCAACACTTCTGACAATAAG GATAAACACTGGCTTCTTCGAATGTCTCCTGCTCCTCTACCAGACAGTATGTCTTCACATTTAGACAACATTTACAGTAGTCGTTGGGAGACCTTACTGTCAGTAGACGATATGGTTGAAGCTGTAATAGAACAACTTGATACTGTTGGTCTATTAAAtgatacatatattatatttacttCAGACCATGGATTTCATGTTG gCCAGTTTAGCTTACCATGGGACAAACGCCAACCTTATGATTTTGATATACAAATTCCTCTCATGATACGTGGCCCTGGAATTAAAAGGAAGACGATGATAAACCATCCAGTTTTAAATATTGATCTTGCTCCAACTATTTTAACAATGGCTGGTCTGGAACCTCCAGCATACATGGATGGCTCTTCATTTCTTCCATTAATGCTCAAGAAAATGAAAACAGATATAGAGAGAAGAGTTTTTCTTGTTGAATACAAAGGAGAAGGGGATGATAGTACACTTGATTCTTCATGTCCACTTCCTCATGATAATACCTTATCA GAATGTGTAGCTGATGCCCTTTGTAAATGTCAAGATTCAAGGAACAACACGTATTCCTGCTTGCGGTCTCTATCAAATGCATCAAGCCACCTGTTCTGTGCATTTGAAGATGATGAG AACTTTCTAGAATCATATGATTTGCTATTAGACCCATTTCAACTACATAATTTGGCTCCAGATATGGATAACGGCACCATCAACACTTACATGTCAACTATTCAAAATCTTAAAAACTGTACAGGAAATGTTTGCAACAGATACAATACTTAA
- the LOC134529740 gene encoding N-acetylglucosamine-6-sulfatase-like isoform X1 → MDIKFICFYTLVLLVSISSGSNIVVFLTDDQDILLGSLTPMRKTLQLIGNMGATFTNAFVTTPVCCPSRSSILTGMYAHNHGTFNNSVEGGCSSLNWQNTHEKRSYAVPVKTAGYKTFYAGKYLNQYGREAVGGTAHVPLGWDWWIGLVGNSRYYNYTLSLNGTAKTLTSEYLTNVIKNYSLEFLRSIHSPDVNFLMVLAPPAPHAPFTPEPKYRNHFSSVKVPKTPNFNTSDNKDKHWLLRMSPAPLPDSMSSHLDNIYSSRWETLLSVDDMVEAVIEQLDTVGLLNDTYIIFTSDHGFHVGQFSLPWDKRQPYDFDIQIPLMIRGPGIKRKTMINHPVLNIDLAPTILTMAGLEPPAYMDGSSFLPLMLKKMKTDIERRVFLVEYKGEGDDSTLDSSCPLPHDNTLSECVADALCKCQDSRNNTYSCLRSLSNASSHLFCAFEDDENFLESYDLLLDPFQLHNLAPDMDNGTINTYMSTIQNLKNCTGNVCNRYNT, encoded by the exons ATGGATATTAAATTTATCTGTTTTTATACACTGGTTTTACTTGTATCAATTTCTTCAGGAAGTAATATTGTTGTCTTTTTAACTGATGATCAAGATATTTTACTAGGCAGCCTT ACTCCAATGAGGAAAACTTTGCAGCTAATTGGAAATATGGGTGCAACATTTACAAACGCA TTTGTCACCACACCAGTATGCTGTCCAAGTAGGTCATCTATATTGACAGGAATGTATGCCCATAACCATGGTACCTTCAACAATTCTGTTGAAGGTGGTTGCAGTAGTTTAAATTGGCAAAATACTCATGAAAAAAGAAGTTATGCAGTTCCAGTAAAAACTGCAGGCTACAAAACATTTTATGCAGGAAAATATTTGAATCAG TATGGCAGGGAGGCTGTAGGTGGCACGGCTCACGTACCTTTGGGCTGGGACTGGTGGATTGGATTAGTGGGAAATTCTCGCTATTACAATTACACTCTTTCATTAAATGGAACGGCCAAAACGCTCACCAGTGAATACTTGACCAACGTCATT AAAAACTACAGTTTGGAATTCCTGCGCTCCATTCACAGTCCAGATGTAAATTTTCTTATGGTGTTAGCACCACCAGCACCCCACGCTCCTTTCACACCAGAACCAAAATACAGGAACCATTTCAGCAGTGTAAAAGTGCCAAAAACACCCAATTTCAACACTTCTGACAATAAG GATAAACACTGGCTTCTTCGAATGTCTCCTGCTCCTCTACCAGACAGTATGTCTTCACATTTAGACAACATTTACAGTAGTCGTTGGGAGACCTTACTGTCAGTAGACGATATGGTTGAAGCTGTAATAGAACAACTTGATACTGTTGGTCTATTAAAtgatacatatattatatttacttCAGACCATGGATTTCATGTTG gCCAGTTTAGCTTACCATGGGACAAACGCCAACCTTATGATTTTGATATACAAATTCCTCTCATGATACGTGGCCCTGGAATTAAAAGGAAGACGATGATAAACCATCCAGTTTTAAATATTGATCTTGCTCCAACTATTTTAACAATGGCTGGTCTGGAACCTCCAGCATACATGGATGGCTCTTCATTTCTTCCATTAATGCTCAAGAAAATGAAAACAGATATAGAGAGAAGAGTTTTTCTTGTTGAATACAAAGGAGAAGGGGATGATAGTACACTTGATTCTTCATGTCCACTTCCTCATGATAATACCTTATCA GAATGTGTAGCTGATGCCCTTTGTAAATGTCAAGATTCAAGGAACAACACGTATTCCTGCTTGCGGTCTCTATCAAATGCATCAAGCCACCTGTTCTGTGCATTTGAAGATGATGAG AACTTTCTAGAATCATATGATTTGCTATTAGACCCATTTCAACTACATAATTTGGCTCCAGATATGGATAACGGCACCATCAACACTTACATGTCAACTATTCAAAATCTTAAAAACTGTACAGGAAATGTTTGCAACAGATACAATACTTAA